A single Populus alba chromosome 7, ASM523922v2, whole genome shotgun sequence DNA region contains:
- the LOC140955808 gene encoding uncharacterized protein, which translates to MTMLKKLPEKVLNLWNKWEIRGMLLVSLLLQIILIIFGSRRKYIARSWARIFVWCAYLSADLVATVALGILSRSQGDSAGDCSNKANNLIQVFWAPFLLLHLGGPDTITAYSIEDNELWLRHLLGLAVQVGVALQVFSRSWGSSILAFIAIPMLIVGIIRYAERTWVLRSSCSKSLKNTFLSKFRPFYPLRATETLQRALGGNYLRQAYTFFDISMFMMQDLVPGIPALMNSQLLISSNSADDAFKVVEVELGLIYDIFYTKAPLIYSFVGIIFRSISFLLFFTAFITFQVMIDKHAYSTIDITITYLLFAGSAFHEIYAFSCLVFPDWTMIWLIDEGGNTLTRAIYSLITKLTRSKRWSRSIAQHNLISFCIENKPLKYCLELLGILEMTRQVYVNREDMNVGLRNSIFGHLQKKCEKIKENFNFIDTNFRRKIIGHRGDGVLEREGQLHDFKWCTTEVEFSRSLLVWHQQIFAILLIKMQIIMSLQTVKQANACLNT; encoded by the coding sequence ATGACAATGCTCAAGAAATTGCCTGAAAAAGTCTTAAATTTGTGGAACAAATGGGAGATTCGAGGAATGCTTTTAGTTAGTCTCTTACTACAAATCATCCTCATTATATTTGGTTCCCGAAGAAAGTACATTGCAAGAAGCTGGGCCAGGATTTTTGTTTGGTGTGCATACCTATCAGCCGACTTGGTGGCGACTGTTGCACTGGGTATTTTATCTAGGAGCCAAGGCGATTCAGCAGGAGACTGTTCAAATAAAGCAAACAATTTAATCCAGGTATTTTGGGCTCCTTTTCTGCTCCTACACCTTGGTGGCCCAGACACAATCACTGCATACTCGATTGAAGATAACGAGTTGTGGTTAAGGCACTTACTTGGTCTTGCAGTCCAGGTCGGAGTGGCTTTGCAGGTCTTCTCAAGGTCTTGGGGTAGCAGTATCCTCGCATTCATAGCGATCCCAATGCTCATTGTTGGCATTATAAGGTACGCAGAGAGGACCTGGGTGCTCAGGTCTTCATGCTCCAAGAGCTTGAAAAACACCTTTCTCTCAAAATTTCGACCATTTTACCCATTAAGGGCAACAGAAACTCTTCAACGAGCTCTCGGGGGAAATTATCTTCGTCAAGCATATACCTTCTTCGATATATCCATGTTTATGATGCAGGATCTTGTCCCTGGCATTCCTGCACTAATGAACAGCCAGTTGCTGATTTCCTCAAATTCAGCAGATGATGCCTTCAAGGTGGTAGAAGTTGAGCTTGGATtaatatatgatatattttatactAAAGCGCCCTTGATTTACTCCTTTGTCGGAATCATTTTTCGCTCTATCAGCTTTCTACTCTTTTTCACTGCGTTTATTACCTTTCAAGTCATGATTGACAAGCATGCCTACTCAACAATCGACATTACAATTACGTATTTATTGTTTGCGGGCTCCGCTTTTCACGAGATTTATGCCTTTTCATGCCTTGTTTTCCCTGACTGGACAATGATTTGGTTGATTGATGAAGGAGGGAACACCCTAACTAGAGCTATTTATTCTCTGATAACGAAGTTAACTAGAAGCAAGAGGTGGTCGAGATCCATAGCACAACATAACCTGATAAGCTTTTGCATTGAAAACAAGCCACTTAAATATTGTTTGGAATTGCTCGGAATCCTTGAAATGACGAGGCAGGTGTATGTGAATCGTGAAGATATGAATGTTGGACTGCGGAATTCTATTTTCGGACACCTTCAAAAGAAATGCGAGAAGATCAAGgagaattttaatttcattgataCAAATTTCAGAAGGAAAATAATTGGTCATAGAGGAGATGGTGTGCTGGAAAGAGAGGGACAATTACATGACTTCAAGTGGTGTACAACTGAAGTAGAATTCAGCCGGAGCCTTCTTGTCTGGCACCAACAGATATTTGCTATTTTGCTGATAAAGATGCAAATAATAATGTCCCTTCAGACTGTGAAACAAGCAAATGCTTGTCTGAATACATGA